The Candidatus Thermoplasmatota archaeon nucleotide sequence GAAGGACTTGTGTGAGCTCGAGGGTGTGAAATACAAGGTCATCGACATCACAGGCACCGTCGCGGCCTGCGTCAAAGCGATTAAGGGCAAGGTCGACAGAGTATCTCTGGCGAACATCAAGGCCAGATGCAGGATGATCGTGCTCTACCACTACGCGAACACTGACCGGCTGCTCGTGGTGGGCACGAGCAACAAGAGCGAAATGTTGGTCGGCTATTTCACCAAGTACGGGGACGGCGCTGCTGATCTCGAACCCATCGGAGATCTCTACAAGATGGAGGTAAGAGAGCTGGCAAGGAGGATGGAGATCCCGGACAGGATCATTCGGAAGGTGCCATCAGCAGGCCTCTGGAAGGGTCAGACGGACGAGGGTGAGATAGGCATCAAATACGAGCGTCTGGATGCAATACTCCTGGGAATAGAGCTGGGCCTAACAGATAAGGAGATTGCCGCAAGAGCGGGAACGACCGTCAAGGAGGTCTCAAGGATCGCCCGCATGGTCAGATCGACATCGCACAAGCGCAAATCCCCACCCGTTGTCAAACTCGGATTCAGAACACCTGGCCTAGACTGGCGAGAGGGCGACGAAGACGTCTGACCTGGGTTCACAGATACTTTTTCGAGGTCAACTACCACCCATTGAAATGGGTGGCTTGTAACTGACCTCGACGGAGGTTCGATG carries:
- a CDS encoding NAD+ synthase, with product MILPRLKDGTEQVVEKFLAEKLRKAGARGFVLGVSGGIDSAVVLRLCVRAVGKDKVLALMMPEKDSPKEDLEDGKDLCELEGVKYKVIDITGTVAACVKAIKGKVDRVSLANIKARCRMIVLYHYANTDRLLVVGTSNKSEMLVGYFTKYGDGAADLEPIGDLYKMEVRELARRMEIPDRIIRKVPSAGLWKGQTDEGEIGIKYERLDAILLGIELGLTDKEIAARAGTTVKEVSRIARMVRSTSHKRKSPPVVKLGFRTPGLDWREGDEDV